Below is a window of Lacrimispora xylanolytica DNA.
GGCACGCATTCCAGATAGCCAATGTTCTTGATATAAGCTCTCAAATTTTGCAAGCTCTTCTTGTGCAATACTAACAGCCTTATTCTTATCATCATGTAAAAAGGGTAGCAAGGTTTCTGCAAAACGAGCTAAATTCCAAACTGCCATCTTTGGTTGATTTTCATAGGAATATCGGCCGTGAGTATCAATAGAACTAAATACAGTCGTTGGGTTATAAACATCCATAAATGCGCAAGGGCCATAATCAATGGTTTCACCGCTAATGGCCATATTATCTGTATTCATTACACCGTGAATAAATCCAACCAATTGCCATTTAGAAATTAGCGATGCCTGCCGCTTAATCACTTCTCTTAACAGTTGCAGATATTTGTTTTCTAATGTAGCGATGCTTGGAAAATGGCGTTTGATAGTATAATCGGCTAAGCAGCGAACATCCTCCGATGTTCCAAAACGTGAAGCATATTCAAAGGTTCCTACTCGAATATGGCTTGCTGCAACACGTGTTAAGACCGCTCCAGGCATATATTCTTCGCGCGTTATAGTTTCTCCCGTTGTTACGACCGCTAAGCTCCTTGTTGTGGGAATACCTAATTCATGCATTGCTTCACTAATGATATATTCCCGAAGCATGGGGCCTAAAGCGGCTCGTCCGTCACCTCCCCTGGAGTATGGGGTTCTTCCAGAGCCTTTTAGTTGAATATCAAAACGTTCCCCTGAATCTGTTATTTGTTCACCAAGCAGAATAGCACGTCCGTCTCCTAACATGGTAAAATACCCAAACTGATGCCCGGCATATGCTTGTGCCAAAGGTTCGGCACCTTTTGGAATTTCATTTCCTGCAAAGACATCCAATTGCAGAGGTACTCCCAAAGAAGACGCCAATAAACGATTAAAAATGATAAGCTTTGGGGCACGCACAGTGGTTGGGGATTGATGCGTGTAGAAAATCTTCGGCAACTTAGTATAGCTGTTATTAAAATTCCATTTTCCCTGTTCCATTTTTTCATCCTCCTTAAGAAACTGAATATAAAACTCTCTTAGTATCTACCTATTTCATTTTTTTATGTTTCAAATGCAGGGTTAGCTTATCCATTTAGCCAAGCTTTAAGAAGAATAGATTTTACTGAGTTTTATTGTTATGAATATTAAGCATCTATATATGCATCAGATATTAATAGGTGCTCTCATTTTATAGCGTACAAAGAAGGTTGTACAGACCCAACCCTTACAATATGCTAAGATAGGTGTCATTTGGGTACCACTTTCTATATAAAAAGTTCGGGAACCCCTATAAATACTAGGGATTCCCGAATCTGTTAGTTTTTCAAACTCACAGCATCTAATTTGTCTTTGTCATTAGCTGAAGGATAATATCTTTTATATCCCCTAGGCGCTTCATTTCTTAATTCATCAAGTACATTAACTAAAATATTATATTTGCTCATTATTGTTCCCCCAAATAATTTTTGCTTATTCTATTACCTTTTATTTATAGTAACATAAACGTAAGAAGAATTGAATAATATCTTAATTTTTTATACTATATTTTAAGAATATTACTAAAATAAATAATTTTAAACAATTATAAATTAACATACACCGCAACAATTTCAAATCTGGTTCTTTTGTATAATAAAAGAGACGGGGTTGGCCGCCTCTAGGCACTATGTGACTATCTTTAATAAGTGACGATATTTACATTAACTATCTAATTGTCATGTATAAAAAACAAGAATATACATATTACAAATGCTATACCTAAGCATAAAGCGATTATCTTGTTATAATATGTATAACAAATGAAACCTGACCAAATTGCAATAAGTATTCTTATAACTCCATCAATTTTGTCTCCCGCATCTTCCGCATGAATAATAATGTTTATCCACTTCATTGCGCAACCTAATATTAATAAAGTCGTTACAATCAATAAGAAAATCCCACTCAATGCTGCCACACCGTATTCATTAGGATTGCGAAAAAAGTTTAAAACTGAATAATCACTATTAAGCATTATTAAATTTTTACTATGCACCATTAAAAGCATAATTGATAAAATACTGATTCCGTAATAAATAACTCTGTTTTTCAATGACGTCAATACAAACATAATTATCTCCTTTTTATTTCCATTATATACCAAAACTTACAAAAAGAAAACACCCATCGGCCAAAAATCGACAGGCGTTTTCAAAAAAGGAGATCAGAATAAATGGAAATTGGGAATTATTTATAATATGGCTACTTAATCACTGCTTTCTATCCGATTTGAAAAGCCATGAAGAAAACAGGCTTGTAAGGCCATTCAGGATGAGCTTAACCGGTATGAAACGGTGCAGGCCCAGGTGGAAGAAATCCATAAGAATGTAGCCTATACAGAGATCGGCAGAGAACAGGCTGTTAAGCAGCTTCTTGATGGATTCGCCCCTACAGTTCAAGCTGCTGCGAAGTACCACCGCACATTGCATGTGCATGCGCATGTGCGGGACACATGCGTGCGTACGTCTTCGCATCTTACGGTATCATTTTACCCT
It encodes the following:
- a CDS encoding protein adenylyltransferase SelO, with the translated sequence MEQGKWNFNNSYTKLPKIFYTHQSPTTVRAPKLIIFNRLLASSLGVPLQLDVFAGNEIPKGAEPLAQAYAGHQFGYFTMLGDGRAILLGEQITDSGERFDIQLKGSGRTPYSRGGDGRAALGPMLREYIISEAMHELGIPTTRSLAVVTTGETITREEYMPGAVLTRVAASHIRVGTFEYASRFGTSEDVRCLADYTIKRHFPSIATLENKYLQLLREVIKRQASLISKWQLVGFIHGVMNTDNMAISGETIDYGPCAFMDVYNPTTVFSSIDTHGRYSYENQPKMAVWNLARFAETLLPFLHDDKNKAVSIAQEELAKFESLYQEHWLSGMRAKLGLYNNEVEDLSLIKDILQLMQQHKADYTKTFQSLTFDKNDGQNLFTSPDYHHWHDRWQARLSRQSISKDESKELMKSHNPAIIPRNHRVEEALAAANEGDLSKMHKLLDALKNPYRYTPEQEEFSTLPAPEFCHYKTFCGT